A genomic segment from Candidatus Hydrogenedentota bacterium encodes:
- the xth gene encoding exodeoxyribonuclease III, with protein sequence MTKIISWNVNGLRAALKNGFLGWLEAARPDILCIQESRVLPEELDDSVKTAFGYRTHWNPAQKKGYSGTALFTLREPVSVTTLGAPAFDAEGRMQVIEFPEFTILNGYWPNSQSERARLPYKLDWCDAVTKFAAGLVKKKRNVLLCGDFNIAHREMDLARPKENENNAGYYIEEREAMGRFLDAGFADTFRSLHPDKVQYSWWSYRMAARARNIGWRIDYHCVNNGFLPRVKAAWIDDTVTGSDHCPVGVEIE encoded by the coding sequence ATGACCAAAATCATCTCCTGGAATGTGAACGGCCTGCGGGCCGCGCTGAAGAACGGGTTCCTGGGCTGGCTGGAGGCGGCGCGGCCGGACATCCTGTGCATCCAGGAATCGCGCGTGCTCCCGGAGGAGCTGGACGACTCGGTGAAGACCGCCTTCGGCTACCGCACCCACTGGAACCCCGCGCAGAAGAAGGGGTACAGCGGCACGGCCCTCTTCACCCTGCGCGAGCCCGTCAGCGTGACCACCCTGGGCGCCCCTGCGTTTGACGCCGAGGGCCGCATGCAGGTGATTGAGTTCCCGGAGTTCACGATCCTCAACGGCTACTGGCCCAACAGCCAGTCCGAGCGCGCCCGGCTCCCCTACAAGCTGGACTGGTGTGACGCCGTCACCAAGTTCGCCGCCGGACTGGTGAAAAAGAAGCGCAACGTGCTCCTCTGCGGTGACTTCAACATCGCCCACCGGGAGATGGACCTGGCCCGGCCCAAGGAGAACGAGAACAACGCGGGCTACTACATCGAGGAGCGCGAGGCCATGGGGCGCTTCCTGGACGCGGGCTTCGCCGACACCTTCCGCAGCCTCCACCCGGACAAGGTACAGTACTCCTGGTGGTCCTACCGCATGGCGGCGCGCGCGCGCAACATCGGCTGGCGCATTGACTACCACTGTGTGAACAACGGGTTCCTGCCCCGGGTGAAGGCCGCCTGGATTGACGACACCGTCACCGGGTCCGACCACTGCCCCGTGGGGGTAGAAATTGAATAG
- a CDS encoding ATP:cob(I)alamin adenosyltransferase, with protein MRSQVTTKTGDDGSTRILAGDRVPKDDPIVEATGALDSLRAELALLRLEILESGGAAHEPEAAFLWWLLHACFIIGAEVSDPLKKHPKWRQGEIGPKHLAHLEEEQARVEALTPLPKSFIVSATNRAAARADLAATTVRAFERRLVTLKRAVPEFPADHLLRFVNRLSDYLFMLARRLDGDTHLPVDYAVLLL; from the coding sequence ATGCGTTCCCAGGTCACCACGAAGACCGGCGATGACGGCAGCACGCGGATTCTCGCGGGCGACCGCGTGCCCAAGGACGACCCCATCGTGGAGGCGACCGGCGCGCTGGACAGCCTGCGCGCCGAGCTGGCGCTCTTGCGGCTGGAGATTCTGGAGAGCGGCGGCGCCGCGCACGAGCCCGAGGCCGCCTTCCTCTGGTGGCTGCTGCACGCCTGCTTCATCATCGGCGCCGAGGTCAGCGACCCGCTGAAAAAGCACCCCAAATGGCGGCAGGGCGAGATCGGCCCGAAGCACCTCGCCCACCTCGAGGAGGAGCAGGCCCGGGTGGAGGCCCTCACGCCCCTGCCCAAATCCTTCATCGTCTCCGCAACCAACCGCGCCGCCGCCCGGGCCGACCTCGCCGCCACCACCGTCCGCGCCTTCGAGCGCCGGCTGGTCACGCTCAAGCGCGCCGTGCCCGAGTTCCCCGCCGACCACCTCCTCCGCTTCGTGAACCGCCTCAGCGACTACCTCTTCATGCTCGCCCGCCGCCTCGACGGCGACACCCACCTCCCCGTGGACTACGCCGTTTTGCTCCTCTGA
- a CDS encoding radical SAM protein — MYPRATKGWCAACRAAVPAEIVEEAGALVFHLRCPECGELASVVEHDAELYKRWETARRPNRPPETAQTAPRRGCPLDCGLCPDHRQKSCVALIEVTTACDLGCPVCFADSGGGGAHRPLGEIESMLDACVRAANGKPDIVQISGGEPACHPQLLDILHAAKARPFKYVMLNTNGLAIADGRLSCADLKSVGLGFEVHLQFDGLDDAAHTALRGRPLLAQKLAALNRLAEHGIPVTLVATLRNGVNMEGLGGLLRFALDHPAVRGLNLQCEARFGRNDARPGAERVTQTQTVRALERQAPELLTAEDFLPLSCGLASLAYLERVDGAWRPLPPALAGVIPGNPMTTSIEDLHTLAAEMCACRGAALLEEVAGRLPANLLEMDRDARSRLVQERFFHVTVISFLDAGNFDLDRACRECTHVVQPDGRKIPFSAFNTIHRGAGHAPA; from the coding sequence ATGTATCCAAGAGCCACAAAGGGCTGGTGTGCGGCGTGCCGCGCGGCGGTCCCCGCCGAGATCGTTGAGGAGGCGGGCGCGCTGGTGTTCCACCTGCGCTGCCCGGAGTGCGGGGAACTCGCCAGTGTGGTGGAGCATGACGCGGAACTCTACAAGCGGTGGGAGACCGCGCGCCGTCCGAACCGCCCGCCCGAGACCGCCCAGACGGCGCCGAGACGCGGGTGCCCGCTGGACTGCGGCCTCTGCCCGGATCACCGGCAGAAGAGCTGCGTCGCCCTTATCGAGGTGACCACGGCGTGCGACCTGGGCTGTCCCGTGTGCTTCGCCGACAGCGGCGGCGGCGGGGCGCACCGCCCGCTGGGCGAAATCGAGTCCATGCTGGACGCCTGCGTGCGCGCGGCGAACGGCAAGCCGGACATTGTGCAGATCAGCGGCGGCGAGCCGGCCTGCCACCCCCAACTCCTGGACATCCTTCACGCGGCGAAGGCGCGCCCCTTCAAGTACGTCATGCTGAACACGAACGGGCTGGCCATCGCGGACGGGCGGCTTTCCTGCGCGGACCTGAAGTCCGTCGGCCTTGGGTTCGAGGTGCATCTCCAGTTTGACGGGCTGGACGACGCGGCCCACACGGCCCTGCGCGGCCGGCCCCTGCTGGCGCAGAAACTGGCGGCGCTGAACCGGCTCGCGGAGCACGGGATCCCCGTCACCCTGGTGGCCACGCTGCGGAACGGGGTGAATATGGAGGGGCTGGGCGGCCTGCTCCGCTTCGCGCTGGACCACCCCGCCGTGCGCGGGCTCAACCTCCAGTGCGAGGCCCGCTTCGGGCGCAACGACGCGCGGCCCGGCGCGGAGCGCGTCACCCAGACCCAGACCGTGCGCGCCCTGGAGCGGCAGGCGCCGGAACTGCTGACGGCGGAGGACTTCCTTCCGCTTTCCTGCGGGCTGGCGTCGCTGGCCTATCTGGAGCGGGTGGACGGCGCGTGGCGGCCCCTGCCGCCCGCCCTCGCCGGGGTCATCCCGGGCAACCCCATGACCACGTCCATCGAGGACCTGCACACGCTGGCCGCGGAGATGTGCGCGTGCCGCGGCGCGGCGCTGCTGGAGGAGGTGGCCGGACGCCTGCCCGCCAACCTGCTGGAGATGGACCGGGATGCGCGGTCCCGGCTGGTGCAGGAGCGCTTCTTCCATGTGACGGTCATCAGCTTCCTCGACGCCGGCAACTTCGACCTCGACCGGGCCTGCCGGGAATGCACCCATGTGGTCCAGCCAGACGGGCGGAAGATCCCCTTCTCCGCGTTCAACACGATCCACCGGGGGGCGGGCCATGCCCCGGCCTGA
- a CDS encoding isoprenylcysteine carboxylmethyltransferase family protein, whose translation MPRPDFTLLADFVASVCVAGMFLAVLANFLAARGARQFRERRSVVATFSMAVFGTALVLTIRFGAGAVAAPPHGAVYALRVAGLAVMLGGLLYNLWGRIHLRGNWSDHVRVYDDHFIVQDGPYRFVRHPLYASLIWMFLGASAAYLNWLAALETLLIFLPAMTYRAALEERALEGRFGDAYAAYRARTPRFFPRPSALFRAGDR comes from the coding sequence ATGCCCCGGCCTGACTTCACCCTGCTGGCGGACTTCGTGGCCTCGGTCTGCGTGGCGGGCATGTTCCTCGCCGTGCTCGCGAACTTCCTCGCCGCCCGCGGCGCCCGGCAGTTCCGCGAGCGGCGTAGCGTGGTGGCCACGTTCAGCATGGCCGTGTTCGGAACCGCGCTGGTGCTCACCATCCGCTTCGGCGCGGGGGCCGTGGCCGCGCCGCCGCATGGGGCGGTCTACGCCCTGCGCGTCGCCGGGCTGGCCGTCATGCTCGGGGGCCTGCTCTACAACCTCTGGGGCCGCATCCATCTCCGGGGCAACTGGTCGGACCATGTGCGCGTGTACGACGACCATTTCATCGTGCAGGACGGCCCCTACCGCTTCGTGCGCCATCCCCTGTACGCCTCCCTCATCTGGATGTTCCTCGGCGCGTCCGCCGCGTATCTGAACTGGCTGGCCGCCCTGGAGACGCTGCTCATCTTCCTGCCCGCCATGACCTACCGCGCCGCGCTGGAGGAGAGGGCGCTGGAGGGGCGTTTCGGTGACGCCTACGCCGCCTACCGCGCGCGCACGCCGCGCTTCTTCCCCCGCCCGTCCGCCCTTTTCCGCGCCGGGGACCGCTGA
- a CDS encoding prolipoprotein diacylglyceryl transferase, whose translation MEISHIQPEGWGLCPVIPFGPVPVSTYAVFMLLAFAAGIAVYRRNAARTGARTGQVFPVVLAAVFGGVFGAKIPVWALTVALVPPTEWRLEHLLVGRTIAGGFVGGMLAVWWVKRRLGLRARFGNVLAPAVALGMAVGRVGCLLSGCCHGRPTALPWGVDFGDGVPRHPTQVYEILFCLAAFLFMQRRLETARPGALMTGFLAAYFVFRFAEEFLRPRDIAWGLTVFQWICLAGLLLLALRERLFRAPPGEENAAP comes from the coding sequence ATGGAGATCAGCCATATCCAACCGGAGGGCTGGGGGCTCTGCCCCGTGATCCCGTTCGGGCCGGTGCCCGTCTCCACCTACGCCGTGTTCATGCTGCTCGCCTTCGCCGCGGGCATTGCCGTCTACCGCCGCAACGCCGCGCGCACGGGCGCGCGGACCGGGCAGGTCTTCCCCGTGGTGCTGGCGGCGGTCTTTGGCGGCGTTTTCGGGGCCAAGATCCCCGTCTGGGCGCTGACCGTGGCCCTCGTGCCGCCGACCGAGTGGCGGCTGGAGCACCTGCTGGTCGGGCGCACCATCGCGGGCGGCTTTGTCGGCGGCATGCTCGCGGTGTGGTGGGTCAAGCGCCGCCTCGGCCTCCGCGCGCGCTTCGGCAACGTGCTCGCCCCCGCCGTGGCCCTCGGGATGGCTGTCGGGCGCGTCGGCTGCCTGCTCTCCGGTTGCTGCCATGGCCGCCCCACGGCGCTCCCCTGGGGCGTGGACTTCGGCGACGGCGTGCCCCGCCACCCCACGCAGGTCTACGAGATCCTTTTCTGCCTCGCCGCGTTCCTGTTCATGCAGCGGCGGCTGGAAACGGCGCGGCCCGGCGCGCTCATGACCGGCTTCCTCGCCGCGTATTTCGTTTTCCGCTTCGCGGAGGAGTTCCTGCGCCCCCGAGACATCGCCTGGGGCCTCACCGTCTTCCAATGGATATGCCTCGCGGGGCTCCTGCTCCTCGCCCTGCGCGAGCGCCTGTTCCGCGCGCCCCCCGGGGAGGAGAATGCGGCACCCTGA
- a CDS encoding glycosyltransferase family 4 protein yields MDAERLHVLLADPHLQGGGQVRYVSSLARELTRFGHMVTLACRPGSVLEEAARAADCAVLPVFQFRGGVRPMSWVNDLRQAVRFIRGARPDILHVNGSQDHWTFGVADRLLGRPVCVVRTRHNTYRVAENLPNRILNRHWTDYEIVVCEMVRLGLSRQRTFDPAHLCTIHNGADAEVFRPDPASRARVRAAFGYDDTHVVLGIVARLVKAKGHEYLFRAVAQLKNACPELRVLVLGQGELEGHLRDLAGRLGIADRVLFAGYRDDMAECVRAVDIGVQPSVDCDTSSFSLKELMASEIPVVASDYGGLKEIVSDGVEGLVVRAGTVDPLAAALRRLIESPESRGRMGRSGRKRVLAEFTLEVFARRTEQAYRRALGIHRQGRARLPR; encoded by the coding sequence ATGGACGCAGAACGCCTGCATGTGCTGCTGGCCGACCCCCATCTCCAGGGCGGGGGGCAGGTGCGCTACGTCTCCAGCCTCGCCCGCGAGCTGACCCGCTTCGGCCACATGGTCACCCTTGCGTGCCGTCCGGGGAGCGTGCTGGAGGAGGCCGCCCGGGCCGCCGACTGCGCGGTCCTGCCGGTTTTCCAGTTCCGGGGAGGCGTCCGGCCCATGTCCTGGGTCAACGACCTGCGCCAGGCGGTCCGGTTCATCCGCGGGGCGCGCCCGGACATCCTCCATGTGAACGGGTCGCAGGACCATTGGACCTTTGGCGTGGCCGACCGCCTGCTGGGGCGGCCCGTCTGCGTGGTGCGCACGCGCCACAACACCTACCGGGTGGCCGAGAACCTGCCCAACCGCATCCTCAACCGCCACTGGACGGACTATGAAATTGTCGTGTGCGAGATGGTCCGCCTCGGGCTGTCGCGCCAGCGCACCTTCGACCCCGCCCACCTGTGCACCATCCACAACGGGGCCGACGCGGAGGTGTTCCGGCCGGATCCGGCCTCCCGCGCGCGGGTGCGGGCGGCATTCGGCTACGACGACACGCATGTCGTGCTGGGGATCGTGGCGCGGCTGGTGAAGGCCAAGGGGCATGAATACCTGTTCCGCGCCGTGGCCCAGCTCAAGAACGCCTGCCCGGAGCTCCGGGTGCTGGTGCTGGGCCAGGGCGAGCTGGAGGGGCATCTGCGCGATCTGGCGGGGCGTCTGGGCATCGCCGACCGCGTGCTGTTCGCCGGATACCGCGATGACATGGCCGAATGCGTGCGCGCGGTGGACATCGGCGTGCAGCCGTCCGTGGACTGCGACACCTCGTCGTTCAGCCTGAAGGAGCTGATGGCCAGCGAGATTCCCGTGGTCGCCTCGGACTACGGCGGGCTCAAGGAGATCGTTTCCGACGGCGTGGAGGGGCTGGTGGTCCGCGCGGGCACGGTGGACCCCCTCGCGGCGGCCCTGCGCCGCCTGATCGAATCCCCGGAGTCGCGGGGGCGCATGGGCCGGTCGGGCCGCAAGCGCGTGCTGGCCGAGTTCACCCTGGAGGTCTTCGCCCGGCGCACCGAGCAGGCGTACCGCCGGGCCCTGGGCATCCACCGCCAGGGCAGGGCCCGCCTTCCCCGCTGA
- a CDS encoding glycosyltransferase, with product MKILHLDEQKGWRGGEQQASWLVRGLGARGHEVWVAGRPDGEFVNSPAHGDVAGRLPLPLRGEWDLPSARRIARFVRDHGIDLIHAHTSHAHGIAALARGVFKAPARLVVSRRVSFPPAGHFLNRWKYAQPDRFLCVSRCVARVLRDWGAPPRQIEVVHSAVDAARVAVEPLPRGEMGVPDGVPLLVSAGALVDHKDHASLLRAFARVSGEFPGAWLVIAGGGKLRADLERLAAELGLADRVRFLGHRPDAPRIIRAGDVYVSSSTSEGLGTSILEALASGTPVVATRAGGADEMVIPHRTGWLVPVGDPEALANAVAECLRRPEDAGIMAKMGRELAETAFSAEKMIEGTLAVYTRLLDGAGPEEGDLPWAT from the coding sequence GTGAAGATTCTCCACCTGGACGAGCAGAAGGGCTGGCGGGGCGGTGAGCAGCAGGCCTCCTGGCTGGTGCGCGGCCTCGGCGCGCGGGGCCACGAGGTCTGGGTGGCCGGGCGTCCCGACGGGGAGTTTGTGAACAGCCCCGCCCACGGCGACGTCGCCGGACGCCTGCCCCTGCCGCTGCGCGGCGAGTGGGACCTGCCCAGCGCGCGCCGCATCGCCCGGTTTGTCCGCGACCACGGCATTGACCTCATCCACGCCCACACCAGCCACGCCCACGGCATCGCCGCCCTCGCCAGGGGCGTCTTCAAGGCCCCGGCGCGGCTGGTGGTGTCCCGGCGGGTCAGTTTCCCCCCGGCCGGCCATTTCCTGAACCGGTGGAAGTACGCGCAGCCGGACCGCTTCCTCTGCGTGTCCCGCTGCGTTGCCCGCGTTCTGCGCGACTGGGGCGCGCCGCCGCGCCAGATCGAGGTGGTCCACAGCGCCGTGGACGCCGCGCGGGTGGCCGTGGAGCCCCTGCCGCGCGGCGAGATGGGCGTGCCCGACGGCGTTCCCCTGCTCGTGTCGGCGGGCGCGCTGGTGGACCACAAGGACCACGCAAGCCTTCTGCGCGCGTTTGCGCGCGTTTCCGGGGAGTTCCCCGGTGCCTGGCTGGTCATCGCGGGGGGCGGCAAGCTCCGCGCCGATCTGGAGCGTCTGGCCGCCGAACTGGGCCTCGCGGACCGTGTCCGGTTTCTGGGCCACCGGCCCGACGCCCCGCGCATCATCCGCGCCGGGGACGTCTACGTCTCCTCCAGCACCTCCGAGGGGCTGGGCACGTCCATCCTGGAGGCCCTCGCCTCCGGCACCCCCGTGGTGGCGACCCGGGCGGGCGGCGCGGACGAGATGGTTATTCCCCACCGGACGGGGTGGCTGGTGCCCGTGGGCGACCCGGAGGCTCTGGCAAACGCGGTGGCCGAGTGTCTGCGGCGGCCCGAAGATGCCGGAATCATGGCAAAAATGGGCCGCGAGCTGGCCGAAACCGCCTTCTCCGCCGAAAAGATGATCGAGGGCACCCTGGCGGTGTACACCCGGCTGCTGGACGGCGCCGGACCGGAAGAGGGGGACCTGCCATGGGCGACCTGA
- a CDS encoding glycosyltransferase family 2 protein: MGDLTVLTLVPNAGDRLKRCLESVAWADDLFCVVDPATTDGSDGVARAHTAHVVTHPYENAAAQRNWALPQITTEWTLVLDADEWVSDALAGRIRQIIQDPAALDGYDILRHSYFLGKLIRHCGWHKDYNLRLFRTAKGRYLDKRVHSRVVVDGPTGRITEVMYHDTYRTFEEYFTTFQRFTTWGARDAHDRGKRATAVDLTLRPLHRFLKMYVFRLGFLDGYHGLVLCGLSAFSVFTKYAKLWNLQRGGGGDG; the protein is encoded by the coding sequence ATGGGCGACCTGACCGTGCTGACCCTGGTGCCCAACGCGGGCGACCGCCTGAAACGCTGCCTGGAGAGCGTGGCCTGGGCCGACGACCTCTTCTGCGTCGTGGACCCCGCCACCACCGACGGGTCCGACGGGGTTGCCCGGGCGCACACGGCCCATGTTGTGACGCACCCCTACGAAAACGCGGCTGCCCAGCGCAATTGGGCGCTGCCCCAGATCACCACCGAGTGGACCCTGGTCCTTGACGCCGACGAGTGGGTCTCCGACGCCCTGGCCGGGCGGATCCGTCAAATCATCCAGGACCCCGCCGCCCTCGACGGCTACGACATCCTCCGCCACTCCTATTTTCTGGGGAAGCTCATCCGGCACTGCGGCTGGCACAAGGACTACAACCTGCGCCTCTTCCGCACCGCCAAAGGCCGCTACCTCGACAAGCGCGTCCATTCCCGGGTCGTTGTGGACGGCCCCACCGGCCGGATCACCGAGGTCATGTACCACGACACCTACCGCACCTTTGAGGAGTATTTCACCACCTTCCAGCGCTTCACCACCTGGGGCGCCCGCGACGCCCACGACCGGGGGAAACGCGCCACGGCGGTGGACCTCACCCTGCGCCCCCTGCACCGTTTTCTGAAGATGTACGTCTTCCGGCTCGGCTTCCTCGACGGCTACCACGGCCTCGTGCTGTGCGGGCTCTCCGCCTTTTCCGTGTTTACCAAGTACGCCAAGCTGTGGAACCTCCAGCGTGGGGGCGGCGGAGACGGGTAA
- the rplM gene encoding 50S ribosomal protein L13 — protein sequence MILRPLRNLRTRFCSAGKKVDSPRLRLVSFRSRYKSCIVCFLTPKNQATEFLEDCLVKTYIPKQGEVTRKWLVMDAEGKSMGRIAAEVAKVLRGKHKPEFTPFLECGDYVLVVNVDKMVVTGTKMTDKVYYRHSGYKGGLKQTRMSDLMLKDPTSTLDIAIRGMLPHNSLGRSLATHFRLCVGADHPHTAQNPEPYEF from the coding sequence ATGATTCTGCGCCCTCTGCGCAATCTGCGGACCAGGTTCTGCTCCGCCGGAAAAAAGGTTGATTCCCCCCGCCTTCGTTTGGTATCATTTCGGTCCCGTTACAAATCGTGTATTGTGTGTTTTTTGACCCCGAAAAATCAGGCAACAGAGTTTCTGGAGGATTGCCTCGTGAAAACCTACATCCCCAAGCAGGGGGAAGTTACGCGGAAATGGCTGGTCATGGACGCCGAAGGCAAGTCCATGGGCCGCATCGCCGCGGAAGTGGCGAAAGTGCTGCGCGGAAAGCACAAGCCGGAGTTCACGCCGTTCCTTGAGTGCGGCGACTACGTGCTGGTGGTGAACGTGGACAAGATGGTCGTGACCGGCACGAAAATGACGGACAAGGTCTACTACCGTCATTCGGGCTACAAGGGCGGGCTGAAGCAGACGCGGATGTCCGACCTCATGCTGAAAGACCCGACGTCCACGCTGGACATCGCGATCCGCGGCATGCTGCCCCACAACAGCCTCGGCCGCAGCCTCGCCACCCACTTCCGCCTCTGCGTCGGCGCGGACCATCCGCACACCGCGCAAAACCCCGAACCCTACGAATTCTAA
- the rpsI gene encoding 30S ribosomal protein S9, translating into MIDPKTNEIVTVGRRKRATARVRLIPGTGKYTVNGHPVAEYLARETLVQVATQPLELLGLKDSFDIRARCDGGGLAGQAGALRLGVARAIAENDENLRPALRTAGLMTRDAREVERKKPGQPGARKRFQFSKR; encoded by the coding sequence GTGATTGACCCGAAAACAAACGAGATCGTGACGGTTGGACGGCGCAAACGGGCCACGGCGCGCGTGCGTCTCATTCCCGGCACTGGCAAGTACACGGTGAACGGGCATCCCGTAGCCGAGTATCTCGCCCGCGAGACCCTGGTGCAGGTCGCCACGCAGCCGCTGGAGCTGCTCGGCCTCAAGGACAGCTTCGACATCCGCGCCCGGTGCGACGGCGGCGGGCTGGCCGGCCAGGCCGGTGCCCTGCGTCTGGGCGTCGCCCGCGCCATCGCCGAGAACGACGAGAACCTGCGCCCCGCGCTGCGGACGGCGGGCCTGATGACCCGCGACGCGCGCGAGGTGGAGCGCAAGAAGCCCGGCCAGCCCGGCGCGCGCAAGCGGTTCCAGTTCTCCAAGCGCTAG
- a CDS encoding N-acetylglucosamine-6-phosphate deacetylase, which produces MTTVCRILGRIAGSETPVIVEVDTATGRVAAVRAARPGSGADAGGPECVFCPPLVDGQVNGAFGLDLQDEALRPADVLEISRRLARNGVGCWLPTLVTAPLEAMEHRCRVIAQAAAFQTPEDGARIGGIHLEGPFISPEDGARGAHPAAHVRPPSPADMRRLLRAGEGSVRCVTLAPERPGAARLIRLLVSEGVVASLGHHLAAPAEVFAAADAGATLCTHLGNGLPAMIPRHDNPLWAQLADPRLAVSLIPDLFHLPPHVLEVVFRVRGRRGTLLVSDAVNLAGMPAGDYALFGQPVEKRRDGKVALKGTDYLAGSGLMLLEGVMRAVRRTRIPLPAALACASAAPAAVLGLRCPPWRPAPGRPAHFLLVDPGMAGKAPTPETFLRAVFLRGRTVTAPR; this is translated from the coding sequence ATGACGACGGTTTGCCGGATTTTGGGACGGATTGCGGGATCGGAAACTCCGGTCATCGTGGAGGTGGACACCGCCACCGGCAGGGTGGCGGCGGTGCGGGCGGCGCGGCCCGGGTCCGGGGCGGACGCGGGCGGCCCGGAGTGCGTATTCTGCCCGCCCCTGGTGGACGGGCAGGTGAACGGCGCCTTCGGCCTGGACCTCCAGGACGAGGCCCTGCGGCCCGCGGATGTGCTGGAGATTTCCCGCCGCCTTGCCCGCAACGGGGTGGGGTGCTGGCTGCCCACACTGGTCACCGCCCCCCTGGAGGCCATGGAACACCGGTGCCGGGTGATCGCCCAGGCGGCGGCTTTCCAGACCCCGGAGGACGGCGCGCGGATCGGGGGCATTCATCTGGAGGGGCCGTTCATTTCGCCGGAAGACGGCGCGCGGGGCGCCCATCCTGCGGCGCATGTCCGGCCGCCCTCCCCGGCGGACATGCGGCGCCTGCTGCGGGCAGGGGAGGGGAGCGTGCGCTGCGTGACCCTGGCCCCCGAACGGCCCGGGGCGGCGCGGCTCATCCGCCTTCTGGTTTCGGAGGGGGTGGTGGCCTCGCTGGGACATCATCTTGCCGCGCCCGCGGAGGTCTTTGCGGCGGCGGACGCCGGGGCGACCCTCTGCACCCATCTGGGCAACGGGCTCCCGGCGATGATTCCCCGGCATGACAACCCGCTCTGGGCCCAGCTGGCGGACCCGCGTCTGGCGGTTTCGCTCATTCCGGACCTGTTCCACCTGCCGCCCCATGTGCTGGAGGTGGTCTTCCGCGTGAGAGGCCGGCGCGGGACCCTGCTGGTGTCCGACGCCGTGAATCTGGCCGGCATGCCTGCGGGGGACTACGCCCTCTTCGGCCAGCCGGTGGAGAAGCGGCGGGACGGCAAGGTGGCCCTGAAGGGCACCGATTACCTTGCCGGGAGCGGGCTGATGCTGCTGGAGGGGGTGATGCGGGCCGTCCGCCGCACCCGTATTCCGCTGCCCGCCGCGCTGGCCTGCGCGTCCGCCGCGCCCGCGGCCGTCCTCGGCCTGCGGTGTCCCCCATGGCGGCCCGCGCCGGGGCGTCCCGCGCATTTCCTGCTGGTTGACCCGGGGATGGCCGGGAAGGCGCCGACCCCGGAGACCTTCCTGCGCGCCGTCTTTCTGCGGGGAAGGACCGTGACCGCGCCGCGCTGA